A section of the Amycolatopsis sp. AA4 genome encodes:
- a CDS encoding IclR family transcriptional regulator, whose translation MHDEEADKRSSGVRTMNSVLSTLRVFEEVAQRQPIGVSELARCTEIPKSTVQRGLITLQQAGWLKVVDEERARWGVAPRVLALGLRDCGKPDLKEVAEPVIKRLAAETNETVMLAERDGDSLVVVASQHTDQIVRVVLDVGTRVPLLATSGGTAIMALLDEAEIEELFTHELPEFAQQPDFVALRRDIALTAKRGYALNGSSSWFRPQVSSIGAAITDQAGRPVATITLAIPDTRYTRSQEKTFAPLVVAAAAEVSRLLAED comes from the coding sequence ATGCACGACGAAGAGGCCGACAAGCGGTCCAGCGGGGTCCGGACGATGAACAGTGTCCTCAGCACGCTGCGAGTGTTCGAGGAAGTCGCCCAGCGACAGCCGATCGGCGTCTCGGAGCTGGCGCGATGCACGGAAATCCCGAAGAGCACCGTGCAGCGCGGCCTGATCACGCTTCAGCAGGCCGGATGGCTGAAGGTCGTGGACGAGGAACGCGCACGCTGGGGGGTCGCGCCGAGGGTGCTGGCGCTCGGGTTGCGCGACTGCGGAAAGCCGGACCTCAAGGAGGTCGCCGAGCCGGTTATCAAGCGGCTCGCCGCCGAGACGAACGAGACCGTCATGCTGGCCGAACGCGACGGCGACAGCCTCGTCGTCGTCGCCAGCCAGCACACCGACCAGATCGTGCGAGTCGTGCTCGACGTGGGCACGCGGGTTCCGCTGCTGGCTACGTCCGGCGGTACGGCGATCATGGCGCTGCTCGACGAAGCCGAGATCGAAGAGTTGTTCACCCACGAACTTCCGGAGTTCGCGCAGCAGCCGGATTTCGTCGCGCTCCGCCGCGACATCGCGCTGACCGCGAAGCGGGGTTACGCGCTCAACGGATCCTCATCGTGGTTCCGCCCGCAAGTGTCGTCGATCGGGGCGGCCATCACCGACCAGGCTGGACGCCCGGTGGCGACGATCACCCTCGCCATTCCCGACACGCGCTACACCCGCTCGCAAGAGAAGACCTTCGCGCCGCTGGTCGTGGCCGCGGCGGCCGAGGTCAGCCGCTTGCTCGCCGAAGACTGA
- a CDS encoding NADH:flavin oxidoreductase/NADH oxidase: protein MSEFSASRAEFPETTPLRLRDVTFRNRVWMSPMAQYAAGPDGLPTEWHLAHYGPRAIGGVGLVMVEATAISPDNRCTAADLGLWNEEQALAHRKLTSFVSGHGAVPAVQLNAVGRKGSHQVPWVGAGQNGPVPVSAGGWELIAPSAIPFGDLAMPRPATAADLDQVVEDFAHATRMAELAGYQAVEIHASHGYLLHQFLSPLSNRRTDQYGGSAQNRMRFPLRVARAVREAFPEDKPVFVRITATDWVEGSIALDDAAEFAKELAAVGIDLLDVTSGVLVRDRGARPPNQEGVNVEFAAALKESSGLAVAPVGQITDLAAAGQIIRWGKADAVLMGRSLLRDPYLALRNQPQEAWPVRYHRAF from the coding sequence ATGAGCGAGTTCAGCGCCTCCCGCGCGGAGTTCCCCGAAACCACCCCGTTGCGCTTGCGCGACGTCACCTTCCGCAATCGCGTCTGGATGTCCCCGATGGCGCAGTACGCGGCCGGTCCGGACGGGCTGCCGACCGAATGGCACCTGGCGCACTACGGCCCCCGCGCGATCGGCGGCGTCGGACTGGTCATGGTCGAGGCCACCGCGATCAGCCCGGACAACCGGTGCACCGCCGCCGATCTCGGGCTCTGGAACGAGGAACAGGCGCTCGCGCACCGGAAGCTGACCTCGTTCGTATCCGGCCACGGCGCGGTGCCCGCGGTGCAACTGAACGCCGTCGGCCGCAAGGGATCGCACCAGGTCCCGTGGGTCGGCGCCGGACAGAACGGCCCGGTGCCGGTCTCCGCCGGCGGCTGGGAGCTGATCGCGCCGTCGGCGATCCCGTTCGGGGACCTGGCGATGCCCCGCCCGGCCACCGCGGCCGACCTGGACCAGGTCGTCGAGGACTTCGCGCACGCGACCCGGATGGCCGAGCTGGCCGGTTACCAAGCCGTCGAAATCCATGCCTCGCACGGCTATCTGCTGCACCAGTTCCTGTCCCCGCTGTCCAATCGCCGCACCGACCAGTACGGCGGAAGCGCGCAGAACCGGATGCGCTTCCCGCTGCGCGTCGCCCGCGCCGTGCGGGAGGCGTTCCCCGAGGACAAGCCGGTGTTCGTCCGCATCACCGCCACCGACTGGGTCGAGGGCAGCATCGCGCTCGACGACGCCGCGGAGTTCGCCAAGGAACTGGCGGCCGTCGGGATCGACCTTCTCGACGTCACCTCCGGCGTGCTCGTGCGCGATCGCGGAGCGCGGCCGCCGAACCAGGAAGGCGTGAACGTCGAATTCGCCGCCGCGCTCAAGGAATCGTCCGGGCTGGCCGTCGCGCCGGTCGGCCAGATCACCGATCTGGCGGCGGCGGGCCAGATCATCCGCTGGGGCAAGGCCGACGCCGTCCTGATGGGCCGCTCGCTGCTGCGCGACCCGTACCTCGCCCTGCGAAACCAGCCCCAAGAGGCCTGGCCCGTCCGCTACCACCGCGCTTTCTGA
- a CDS encoding alpha/beta fold hydrolase, with the protein MNRETRRPDGTQIHYTATGPADGTALTLIHGWGCDRGDFDPIVEHLPPDVRVLAVDLAEHGDSRSDRDTWTIEEFARDVAAVLAAEAVESTVVAGHSLGGAVAVETARLLPDTVTQVIALDALHYLNLFPAQSEEDVQALLRPFREDFAGAMRGMVEGGSPEGTDPSLVDRYTEKMASVRQPAGLHSLEGLARWDLDAALREVAQPVVLYAVRSIIAQEAIDRYGDRIRIELVDLGSHHFPVESPAETAKLLASEL; encoded by the coding sequence GTGAACCGCGAAACCCGCCGCCCGGACGGCACGCAAATCCATTACACCGCAACCGGTCCCGCCGACGGGACCGCCTTGACGCTCATCCACGGCTGGGGCTGTGACCGCGGCGACTTCGACCCGATCGTCGAACACCTTCCGCCCGACGTCCGTGTGCTGGCCGTCGACCTCGCCGAGCACGGCGACTCCCGGTCGGACCGCGACACGTGGACCATCGAGGAATTCGCCCGCGACGTGGCCGCCGTGCTGGCCGCCGAAGCGGTCGAATCCACTGTCGTGGCCGGGCATTCGCTCGGCGGAGCGGTCGCGGTCGAGACCGCCCGGCTGCTCCCGGACACGGTCACCCAGGTGATCGCGCTCGACGCGTTGCACTACCTGAACTTGTTCCCCGCGCAGAGCGAGGAGGACGTCCAAGCGTTGCTGCGGCCGTTCCGGGAAGACTTCGCCGGCGCGATGCGCGGCATGGTCGAGGGCGGCTCGCCGGAAGGCACCGATCCGTCCTTGGTGGACAGATATACCGAGAAGATGGCCTCGGTACGTCAGCCAGCGGGTCTGCACTCGCTCGAAGGTCTGGCGCGCTGGGACCTCGACGCGGCGCTGCGCGAAGTCGCCCAGCCGGTCGTGTTGTACGCCGTGCGCTCGATCATCGCCCAGGAGGCGATAGACCGCTACGGCGACCGGATCCGGATCGAACTGGTCGACCTCGGCAGCCACCACTTCCCCGTCGAATCCCCTGCGGAGACTGCGAAACTCCTGGCCAGCGAGCTTTAG
- a CDS encoding SDR family NAD(P)-dependent oxidoreductase — translation MNQRRGLVTGAGSGIGRAAAIEFARTGAAVGVLDIDEAAAVETVELIKKDGGEALAVQVDIGDESSVQAAIKQTVEAYGGLDFAVNNAGVSSRQRVDQLTLAEFERVVQVNLSGTFLCLKYELPHLHGGAIVNVASNGGLYAIPNAPAYVATKHGIVGLTKVAAVDYAADGIRVNAVCPGPTRTPGFDQWAGDPGMIARQEAITPLGRLATPEEAAAAMVWLCSDAASYVTGTTLSVDGGRRA, via the coding sequence GTGAACCAGCGACGCGGGCTCGTCACCGGGGCGGGCAGCGGGATCGGCCGGGCGGCGGCGATCGAGTTCGCGCGCACCGGAGCGGCGGTGGGCGTGCTGGACATCGACGAGGCCGCCGCGGTGGAGACGGTCGAGCTGATCAAGAAGGACGGCGGGGAGGCGCTGGCCGTCCAGGTCGACATCGGCGACGAGTCTTCGGTACAGGCCGCGATCAAGCAGACGGTCGAGGCGTACGGCGGACTCGACTTCGCGGTCAACAACGCCGGGGTGTCGTCCCGCCAACGCGTCGACCAGCTGACCCTCGCCGAGTTCGAACGCGTCGTGCAGGTGAATCTGTCCGGGACTTTCCTGTGCCTGAAGTACGAACTGCCGCACCTCCACGGTGGCGCGATCGTGAACGTCGCGTCCAACGGCGGGTTGTACGCGATCCCGAACGCGCCGGCGTACGTCGCGACGAAGCACGGGATTGTCGGCCTGACCAAGGTCGCGGCGGTGGACTACGCGGCGGACGGCATCCGCGTCAACGCGGTGTGCCCGGGGCCGACGCGGACGCCGGGGTTCGACCAGTGGGCCGGTGACCCCGGCATGATCGCCCGGCAGGAGGCGATCACTCCGCTCGGCAGGCTGGCGACGCCGGAAGAAGCCGCCGCGGCCATGGTCTGGCTTTGCTCGGACGCCGCGTCGTACGTCACCGGGACGACGCTGTCGGTCGATGGCGGACGGCGGGCCTAA
- a CDS encoding LysR family transcriptional regulator gives MAELETRELEYFLAVAGELHFGRAAVRLSIAQPALSKAIQRIENRLGVQLFTRSSRHVELTAAGEALQEHGRHALNAVSAAARNARRAGESHLRLVLKPGGDAGLLSGILAEYSRHPDAHQVDILFSGPADRTDFLLSGRADVGLLFVPFDDLTGLASEPLHAEDRVAILPSTHRLAQRSSVRLSDLDGETLPSWKGVPGVEGTGPQVADVVQLLHLVSLERMVGVLPRSLVDQVPPGVVCVPIGDAPPSQLVLAWNEQDRRPQVASFVRAALDSVR, from the coding sequence ATGGCTGAACTGGAGACGCGCGAACTCGAGTACTTCCTGGCAGTCGCCGGCGAACTGCACTTCGGCCGCGCCGCCGTGCGGTTGTCGATCGCTCAGCCCGCGCTGTCGAAGGCGATCCAGCGCATCGAAAACCGGCTCGGCGTGCAGTTGTTCACGCGCTCCAGCCGCCATGTCGAACTGACCGCGGCCGGCGAGGCGCTGCAGGAACACGGACGACACGCACTGAACGCGGTCAGCGCCGCCGCCCGCAACGCCCGCCGCGCCGGGGAGAGCCACCTGCGCCTGGTGCTCAAACCGGGCGGCGACGCCGGACTGCTGTCCGGAATCCTCGCCGAATACTCCCGCCATCCCGACGCCCACCAGGTCGACATCCTCTTCAGCGGCCCCGCCGACCGCACCGACTTCCTCCTCAGCGGCCGCGCGGACGTCGGCCTCCTGTTCGTCCCGTTCGACGACCTGACCGGGCTCGCCTCCGAACCCCTGCACGCCGAGGACCGCGTCGCCATCCTCCCCAGCACGCACCGGCTGGCGCAACGCTCGTCCGTCCGGCTGTCCGATTTGGACGGTGAAACGCTGCCGTCGTGGAAGGGCGTGCCCGGCGTCGAAGGAACCGGCCCCCAGGTGGCCGACGTGGTTCAGCTGCTGCACCTCGTCTCGCTGGAGCGGATGGTCGGGGTGCTGCCGCGCTCGCTGGTCGACCAGGTTCCGCCGGGGGTGGTCTGCGTGCCGATCGGGGACGCCCCGCCCAGCCAGCTGGTACTCGCGTGGAACGAACAGGACCGGCGGCCCCAGGTGGCTTCGTTCGTCCGCGCGGCACTGGATTCGGTTCGGTGA
- a CDS encoding helix-turn-helix domain-containing protein, whose product MEDIIAAVGPRLRHFRRQRNCTLDELSTATGISISTLSRLESGQRKATLELLLPISRAHRVPLDELVGTSPLQPVTRSDRIVVPLTQRPGQFQSAKMIFDAARCEPDPRTHPGHEWFCVLSGKGRLVLGDHDVVLKAGEVAEFDTRIPHWFGSTGEGPVEILSMFGKQGERIRVRARTR is encoded by the coding sequence GTGGAGGACATCATCGCCGCGGTCGGCCCCCGGCTCCGGCACTTCCGGCGGCAACGTAACTGCACCCTGGACGAGCTGTCCACCGCGACCGGCATCTCGATCAGCACGCTCTCCCGTCTGGAATCCGGCCAGCGCAAGGCCACCCTCGAACTGCTGCTCCCGATCTCCCGCGCGCACCGGGTCCCGCTGGACGAACTGGTCGGCACCTCGCCGCTGCAGCCGGTCACGCGCAGCGATCGGATCGTCGTGCCGCTCACTCAGCGGCCCGGCCAGTTCCAGTCGGCGAAGATGATCTTCGACGCCGCCCGATGCGAGCCCGACCCGCGCACTCATCCCGGGCACGAGTGGTTCTGCGTGCTCAGCGGCAAGGGCAGGCTCGTGCTCGGCGACCACGACGTCGTCCTCAAGGCGGGCGAGGTCGCCGAATTCGACACCCGGATTCCGCATTGGTTCGGCAGCACCGGCGAGGGGCCGGTCGAAATCCTCAGCATGTTCGGCAAACAGGGCGAGCGCATCCGCGTCCGGGCCAGGACGCGCTGA
- a CDS encoding LysR family transcriptional regulator, protein MELELRHLRALVAIADTHSLIRAAKALHVSQPALSGLLRRVERSVGGSLFARSPTGCVPTALGEDVVADARAVLAGMSALTERAGARRESAGAVRLGGYSGFLHLALARWLRDQPWCPSVRVHEEQDEARTLAALADGDLDLALIYLAPLPDRLVPDGVESLVVQAREPVFVILAEEHPLAASGEIPLAELAAYPWADDPPWTTRWSVYLQEVCRQHGVVLDQPHRPQCLATLLDLVREGMAVAPALATREDRQDGIVVRAIEDAPLWQELRLCYRPGTMVADRVGEISQQVARDYANRQGCSAAFDRWWHRTPAGAGARR, encoded by the coding sequence ATGGAGCTGGAACTGCGCCACCTGCGCGCGCTCGTGGCCATCGCCGACACGCACAGTCTCATTCGCGCGGCCAAAGCGTTGCACGTGTCTCAACCTGCGTTGTCCGGGTTGCTGCGGCGCGTCGAACGGTCGGTCGGCGGGAGTCTGTTCGCGCGATCGCCGACCGGCTGTGTGCCGACGGCGCTCGGGGAGGACGTCGTCGCGGACGCACGCGCGGTGCTGGCCGGGATGTCGGCGCTGACCGAGCGGGCGGGCGCGCGGCGGGAGTCGGCGGGGGCGGTTCGTCTCGGCGGGTACAGCGGGTTTCTGCATCTCGCGTTGGCAAGGTGGTTGCGGGATCAGCCGTGGTGTCCGTCGGTCCGGGTGCACGAGGAACAGGACGAGGCCCGGACGTTGGCGGCGCTCGCGGACGGGGACCTCGACCTCGCGCTGATTTACCTCGCGCCGCTTCCGGATCGGCTCGTTCCGGACGGCGTCGAGAGTCTCGTGGTACAAGCGCGGGAGCCGGTTTTCGTGATTCTGGCCGAAGAGCATCCGCTGGCCGCGAGCGGCGAGATACCGCTGGCGGAACTTGCCGCGTATCCCTGGGCGGACGATCCGCCGTGGACGACCCGATGGTCGGTGTACCTGCAGGAAGTCTGCCGACAGCACGGCGTGGTGCTGGATCAGCCGCACCGGCCGCAATGTCTGGCTACTTTGCTGGATCTGGTGCGCGAGGGCATGGCGGTCGCGCCGGCGTTGGCGACGCGGGAGGACCGGCAGGACGGGATCGTGGTGCGGGCGATCGAGGACGCGCCGCTGTGGCAGGAGCTGCGGTTGTGCTACCGGCCGGGCACGATGGTCGCGGACCGGGTCGGCGAGATATCTCAGCAGGTGGCTCGTGATTACGCCAACCGGCAGGGGTGCAGTGCCGCGTTCGACCGCTGGTGGCACCGCACTCCTGCCGGGGCGGGGGCTAGACGGTGA
- a CDS encoding RHS repeat-associated core domain-containing protein, protein MSNPLVAQRQDSTTWHSGINILDDAAGVYDGVQSGSWVDAGISALGAGLDMLTVVMNPVGTLISYGLNWLIEHVKPLQDALNQLAGDGDQISAYSETWKNIGKATQQAAKDLAATVQQDTANWKGAAADAYRANIGKKIDHINAAATCANTISTVVEVVGVITAAVRCLVRDMITQAVGDFIQDALEEVCSLGLGTPVVVAQVVEQVSAWLEKIGALIKKLINSVEKLRPLMSKLEEIFASIKKVLAELHGRPGEGDATHVSSADEPHSGKPGEHSPGDHEPPGGKDGTDPASANAPGDDGANPGKPKGNDSDPLSQDGKKPGAEQEANGRCGGREPIDLATGDMFLVQFDVTLDGVLPLVLERTHISAYRSGRMFGPSWASTLDQRVVTDGEAVYYAAPDGAIVTFPAPPADGRPVSPLFGPRWLLTRRPDGFSLDRTADGTTLYFPAGNGNTAHLARIADRNGNEIVFVRDDTGVVTNVRHSGGYEVLVESSAGLVRSLRLGGTAADPIPLVSFDYDEAGRLREVVNSSRKPYAFAYDHAGRVTKWVDRNGEWYSYEYDHRGRCVATDGSGGAVSGTLEYDDENRLTVETDSQGRVTRHCFNERRQLIRQVDPLGNETRQVWDGYDRLAATVDPLGRTTAYGYDDRGNLVTATRPDGSQTLVTYGEFDLPVVRIDPDGGVWRYAYDERGNPVALTDPAGAVVSYGRNERGHLTSVTDALGNVRRIRADAAGLPVEITDPLGGVTRCVRDPFGRPSEISDPLGQVRRFRWTVEGRLSSRTMPDGSVERWIRDAEGNEVAYVDALGQTTKTWLTHFDLPAAQLEPDGGRYEFRYDTEMRLLSTTNPQGLVWSYEYNEAGKLIREIDYNGREVRYAYDAAGQLTSQTNGAGETVEFRYDLLGNVVERRHAGGVSRFEYNAARQVVRAANEASEVVLQRDPLGRVLAETGNGRTVSSRYDAAGRRIARRTHAGAESWWGYDAAGRPTSLRTAARTMSFSYDPAGHLVEWLLDSGAMLAQSWDSNDRLVAQTVSTVAGRAGAAGSARRTQHRAFQFRADGVVSAIEDQLTGARRFDLDPLGRATRVTGAGWHESYQYDASGNVRHAEHGHPHAASALSGPRGYAGTLLREAGPVSYQYDAQGRVVLAHKKRLSRPPAVWRYSWDPDDQLVELATPDGVRWRYLYDPFGRRIAKLRLAADGSVAGRVDFLWDGHVLAEQVAAGRVTTWDWDSAEFRPLAQRERTIAADRPQDRVDEEFYAIVTDFAGAATELIDPGGNVAWHADRTLWGYRAGASQGGVSVPMRFPGQYHDEESGLYYNYFRYYDPETGRYASPDPLGLHGGDNPHAYVANPTSWLDPFGLSANQRRWIDHSDGWRLGIDRFPIGGGSDFEIHVYRNGEEKGLWGSEGWFNKHGKPASAPDDIPPHLEGRLRNLSIEEMRRDGRLPEKGRADLSGDKWKRPRITGKCKE, encoded by the coding sequence GTGAGCAACCCGTTGGTGGCACAGCGGCAGGATTCGACCACCTGGCACAGCGGGATCAACATCCTCGACGACGCCGCGGGCGTGTACGACGGGGTGCAGTCCGGTTCGTGGGTCGACGCGGGGATCTCCGCGCTCGGGGCCGGGCTGGACATGCTGACCGTCGTGATGAATCCGGTCGGCACGCTGATCTCCTACGGGCTGAACTGGCTGATCGAGCACGTGAAGCCGTTGCAGGACGCGCTCAACCAGCTGGCCGGGGACGGCGACCAGATCTCGGCGTATTCGGAGACCTGGAAGAACATCGGGAAAGCCACGCAGCAGGCGGCGAAGGATCTGGCCGCGACGGTCCAGCAGGACACCGCGAACTGGAAGGGCGCGGCGGCCGACGCGTACCGGGCGAATATCGGGAAGAAGATCGACCACATCAACGCCGCCGCGACGTGCGCGAACACGATCAGCACGGTGGTCGAGGTCGTCGGCGTGATCACCGCCGCGGTGCGCTGCCTGGTCCGCGACATGATCACCCAGGCGGTCGGCGACTTCATCCAGGACGCGCTGGAGGAGGTGTGCTCGCTCGGGCTCGGCACGCCGGTCGTGGTCGCGCAGGTCGTCGAGCAGGTGTCGGCTTGGCTGGAGAAGATCGGCGCGCTGATCAAGAAGCTGATCAATTCGGTCGAGAAGCTGCGGCCGCTGATGTCGAAGCTCGAGGAGATCTTCGCGTCGATCAAGAAGGTTCTCGCCGAATTGCACGGCAGGCCGGGTGAAGGCGATGCGACCCACGTGTCCTCGGCCGACGAACCGCATTCCGGCAAGCCCGGCGAGCACAGTCCCGGCGACCACGAACCGCCCGGCGGAAAGGACGGCACCGACCCGGCGAGCGCGAACGCTCCGGGCGACGACGGCGCGAATCCGGGCAAGCCCAAGGGAAACGACTCCGATCCGCTCAGCCAGGACGGCAAGAAACCCGGAGCCGAACAAGAGGCCAACGGACGCTGCGGCGGCCGGGAACCGATCGACCTCGCCACCGGCGACATGTTCCTGGTGCAGTTCGACGTCACGCTCGACGGCGTGCTGCCGCTCGTGCTGGAGCGCACGCACATCTCGGCTTACCGGTCCGGCCGGATGTTCGGCCCGTCCTGGGCTTCGACTCTCGACCAGCGAGTGGTCACCGACGGCGAGGCCGTCTACTACGCGGCACCGGACGGTGCCATCGTGACCTTCCCCGCGCCACCGGCGGACGGGCGGCCGGTCAGCCCGCTGTTCGGACCCCGCTGGTTGCTCACCCGGCGGCCCGACGGCTTCTCCCTCGACCGCACGGCTGACGGAACCACTCTGTATTTCCCCGCCGGCAACGGAAACACCGCGCATCTCGCCCGGATCGCGGACCGCAACGGCAACGAGATCGTGTTCGTGCGCGACGACACCGGGGTCGTGACCAACGTCCGGCATTCGGGCGGGTACGAGGTGCTGGTCGAAAGCTCGGCGGGGCTGGTGCGTTCGCTGCGGCTGGGCGGGACCGCGGCGGACCCGATTCCGTTGGTGAGCTTCGATTACGATGAAGCTGGCAGGCTGCGGGAGGTCGTCAACTCGTCGCGCAAGCCTTATGCCTTCGCATACGATCACGCCGGCCGGGTAACGAAATGGGTGGACCGGAACGGGGAATGGTATTCCTACGAATACGACCACCGCGGCCGGTGCGTCGCCACCGACGGATCCGGCGGCGCGGTGTCCGGCACGCTCGAGTACGACGACGAAAACCGGCTGACCGTCGAGACCGATTCGCAGGGCCGGGTCACGCGGCACTGCTTCAACGAGCGGCGGCAGCTGATCCGCCAGGTCGATCCGCTCGGCAACGAGACCCGCCAGGTCTGGGACGGCTACGACCGGCTGGCCGCGACGGTCGACCCGCTGGGCCGGACCACCGCCTACGGCTACGACGACCGCGGCAACCTGGTGACGGCGACACGCCCGGACGGCAGCCAGACCCTGGTCACCTACGGCGAGTTCGACCTTCCAGTGGTGCGGATCGATCCGGACGGCGGCGTCTGGCGCTACGCCTACGACGAGCGCGGCAATCCGGTCGCGCTGACCGATCCCGCCGGCGCGGTCGTCAGCTACGGCCGGAACGAACGCGGGCACCTGACGTCGGTCACCGACGCGCTGGGGAACGTCCGGCGGATCCGGGCCGACGCGGCCGGGCTGCCGGTCGAGATCACCGATCCGCTCGGCGGCGTGACCCGCTGCGTGCGCGATCCGTTCGGCAGGCCGAGCGAGATCAGTGATCCGCTCGGCCAGGTGCGGCGGTTCCGGTGGACGGTGGAGGGCAGGCTCAGTTCCCGGACGATGCCCGACGGCAGCGTCGAGCGGTGGATCCGCGACGCGGAGGGCAACGAGGTCGCCTACGTCGACGCGCTGGGGCAGACGACCAAGACGTGGCTGACCCATTTCGACCTGCCCGCCGCGCAGCTCGAACCGGACGGCGGGAGGTACGAATTCCGCTACGACACGGAAATGCGCCTGCTGTCCACGACCAATCCGCAGGGCCTCGTCTGGTCTTACGAGTACAACGAGGCCGGGAAGCTGATCCGGGAGATCGACTACAACGGCCGGGAAGTGCGGTACGCCTACGATGCCGCGGGGCAGCTGACCAGCCAGACGAACGGGGCCGGCGAGACCGTCGAATTCCGTTACGACCTGCTGGGCAACGTCGTCGAACGGCGGCACGCGGGCGGGGTGTCGAGGTTCGAGTACAACGCGGCCCGGCAGGTCGTGCGCGCGGCCAACGAAGCGTCGGAAGTGGTTCTGCAGCGCGATCCGCTCGGCCGGGTGCTCGCGGAAACCGGCAACGGGCGGACCGTCTCTTCCCGCTACGACGCGGCGGGCAGGCGGATCGCGCGCCGGACCCACGCCGGTGCGGAAAGCTGGTGGGGTTACGACGCGGCGGGCAGGCCGACCTCGTTGCGCACCGCGGCGCGCACGATGTCGTTCAGCTACGACCCGGCCGGGCATCTCGTGGAATGGCTCCTCGACAGCGGGGCGATGCTGGCCCAGTCCTGGGACAGCAACGACCGGCTGGTCGCGCAGACCGTGAGCACCGTCGCCGGGCGGGCGGGAGCCGCCGGATCGGCGCGGCGTACCCAGCACCGCGCGTTCCAGTTCCGGGCGGACGGGGTGGTCTCGGCGATCGAGGACCAGCTCACCGGGGCGCGCCGGTTCGACCTCGACCCGCTGGGGCGGGCGACCCGGGTGACGGGTGCTGGCTGGCACGAGTCGTACCAGTACGACGCGAGCGGGAACGTGCGGCACGCCGAGCACGGGCATCCGCACGCGGCGAGCGCGTTGTCCGGCCCGCGCGGCTACGCCGGCACCTTGCTGCGCGAGGCGGGACCGGTCAGCTACCAGTACGACGCACAGGGCCGGGTCGTGCTGGCGCACAAGAAGCGGTTGTCCCGGCCGCCCGCGGTCTGGCGCTACTCCTGGGATCCCGACGATCAGCTGGTCGAATTGGCGACTCCGGACGGCGTGCGCTGGCGGTACCTGTACGACCCGTTCGGCCGCCGGATCGCGAAACTCCGGCTCGCCGCCGACGGTTCGGTCGCCGGCCGGGTGGATTTCCTGTGGGACGGCCACGTGCTGGCCGAACAGGTCGCCGCGGGCCGGGTGACGACGTGGGACTGGGATTCCGCCGAGTTCCGTCCGCTCGCCCAGCGCGAACGGACGATCGCCGCGGACCGCCCGCAAGACCGGGTCGACGAGGAGTTCTACGCGATCGTCACCGACTTCGCCGGTGCCGCGACCGAGCTGATCGACCCGGGCGGAAACGTCGCCTGGCACGCCGACCGGACCCTCTGGGGATACCGCGCCGGGGCAAGCCAGGGTGGCGTTTCCGTGCCGATGCGGTTCCCCGGCCAGTACCACGATGAGGAAAGCGGCCTGTACTACAACTACTTCCGCTATTACGACCCGGAGACCGGCCGGTATGCCTCGCCCGACCCGCTCGGCCTGCACGGCGGCGACAACCCGCACGCGTACGTGGCGAACCCGACCAGCTGGCTCGACCCGTTCGGGCTGTCGGCCAACCAGCGGCGCTGGATCGACCACAGCGACGGCTGGCGGCTCGGCATCGACCGGTTCCCGATCGGCGGCGGTTCGGACTTCGAGATCCACGTGTACCGCAACGGCGAGGAGAAGGGGCTGTGGGGCAGCGAGGGCTGGTTCAACAAGCACGGCAAGCCCGCGTCCGCGCCGGACGATATTCCGCCGCATCTGGAAGGTAGACTGCGCAACCTCTCCATCGAGGAGATGCGCCGGGACGGGCGTCTTCCGGAGAAAGGCCGCGCCGATCTGTCCGGCGACAAGTGGAAGCGGCCCAGGATCACCGGCAAGTGCAAGGAATGA
- a CDS encoding type VII secretion target: MTGSSGYEVHPDELAKHAKAVEQVGKTLGQALSAAEQVTMGVQAYGMITGPLFVPIVLAVSAPGLATLALAQQAMGQVAQTVNQAVTTYQNAEHNHAQTIAGLGKKLS; encoded by the coding sequence ATGACAGGTTCCAGCGGTTACGAGGTCCACCCGGACGAACTGGCCAAGCACGCGAAAGCCGTGGAACAGGTCGGCAAAACGCTGGGGCAGGCGTTGTCCGCGGCGGAGCAGGTGACGATGGGCGTGCAGGCGTACGGCATGATCACCGGCCCGCTGTTCGTGCCGATCGTGCTCGCGGTGAGCGCGCCTGGGCTGGCGACGCTGGCGTTGGCGCAGCAGGCGATGGGCCAGGTGGCGCAAACGGTGAACCAGGCCGTGACGACCTATCAGAACGCCGAGCACAACCACGCGCAAACCATCGCCGGTCTCGGGAAGAAGCTCTCGTGA